One region of Syntrophobacter fumaroxidans MPOB genomic DNA includes:
- the hisC gene encoding histidinol-phosphate transaminase has protein sequence MSNFPPLDRLTPEYIRNFEPYIPSKPDEELKRLYGCERLFRLNNNENPLGPPPAARRVIREFPPPRASVYPSGDAYYLRLKLAEKFDMHPDQFLVGNGANEVISFAIKAFCEAGDNIVTADKTFAVYEWVATFSGFGAHLVPLADFGFDAEGMLRAMDDRTKILFVCNPNNPTGSIWKRGMLRGFLDRVAGSRIVVVDEAYAEFVEDPEFQNAMDLIPEYPNLVVFRTFSKMYALAGLRIGYLAGAMEVVDVIRRTCVVYSVNVLAQLAALAAIEECAEHIERTRELVRKGKSFLVREIGALGLEYVSGEGNFVMLKLPMNDGLAYRKLMTRGVMIRSMTGFRFPNWIRVTVSTDEAMECFIEALTEALGERG, from the coding sequence ATGAGCAACTTCCCTCCCCTGGACAGGCTCACACCCGAATACATCAGAAACTTCGAACCCTACATCCCGAGCAAGCCCGACGAGGAACTGAAAAGACTCTATGGTTGCGAGCGGCTTTTTCGCTTGAACAACAACGAAAACCCCTTGGGGCCTCCTCCCGCCGCACGGCGGGTGATCCGGGAGTTCCCGCCGCCGCGGGCATCCGTCTATCCCAGCGGGGATGCCTACTACCTGCGGTTGAAGCTTGCCGAAAAGTTCGACATGCATCCGGATCAGTTCCTGGTCGGGAACGGAGCCAACGAAGTCATCTCCTTTGCGATCAAGGCATTCTGCGAGGCGGGGGACAATATCGTCACAGCGGACAAAACCTTTGCGGTCTACGAGTGGGTGGCCACCTTTTCCGGATTCGGCGCGCACCTCGTTCCGCTCGCGGACTTCGGATTCGACGCGGAAGGGATGCTCCGGGCGATGGACGACCGCACCAAGATCCTGTTTGTATGCAATCCCAACAATCCCACAGGGAGCATCTGGAAGAGGGGTATGCTGCGTGGTTTCCTGGATCGCGTGGCAGGGAGCCGGATTGTTGTCGTTGACGAAGCATACGCGGAATTCGTGGAAGATCCGGAATTCCAGAATGCCATGGACCTGATCCCGGAATATCCCAACCTCGTCGTGTTCAGAACCTTTTCCAAGATGTATGCCCTGGCGGGGCTGCGCATCGGGTACCTGGCAGGGGCGATGGAAGTGGTCGACGTCATTCGAAGGACCTGCGTCGTCTACTCCGTCAATGTGCTGGCGCAACTCGCCGCCCTGGCGGCCATCGAGGAATGCGCGGAACACATCGAACGCACGCGGGAGCTGGTGCGGAAGGGGAAGTCCTTTCTCGTACGGGAAATCGGGGCGCTGGGACTGGAGTACGTTTCCGGCGAGGGGAACTTCGTCATGCTCAAACTGCCCATGAATGACGGTCTGGCCTATCGCAAGCTCATGACTCGGGGCGTCATGATCCGCAGCATGACCGGGTTCCGTTTTCCCAACTGGATCCGGGTGACGGTTTCCACGGATGAAGCCATGGAGTGCTTCATCGAGGCATTGACCGAAGCGCTCGGAGAACGCGGGTGA
- a CDS encoding MFS transporter gives MTSPAAGVPVLERDGSTSEPKRLLSFEFVLLSAVSFFGFCNIAVFYSFFSYLERIGVPAEWRGFLLGLEPMAAFALRPVAIAFLHAGNALRALVFSLVMIAVALCAYAFTTSLAGLAVLRIFHGAAFVFLVSSILTLIVHFIPKERSGQGFGILSVATLLPYAVMPFVTEALLPRTGDEAIIYAWISLFALPALILTLCCGKRIRAALEGVDSAVMGRPAAYEFLLNVRRADVLLLIAVNLLIYFCHSTVFFFMKSLALQMDAGNIGVFFPIYTLAMIVVRICGGAYFDRVNQLRAIEVFMALLAGFFLVFAHAASAEAFYVLAGSYGLCLGVVLPLLNSTMFRISPPRFRGVNTNLALFSMDAGFFLGPFAGGALLAGGCPPTRLLDVCAGFVCLALVLVVVLERISRRESRDTGCADAVARGVPGEE, from the coding sequence ATGACGTCCCCGGCCGCCGGCGTTCCTGTGCTCGAACGGGATGGGTCCACGTCGGAGCCGAAGCGGCTTCTATCCTTTGAGTTTGTCCTGTTGAGCGCGGTTTCTTTCTTCGGCTTCTGCAACATAGCGGTCTTCTACAGTTTTTTCAGCTACCTGGAGAGAATCGGCGTCCCCGCCGAGTGGAGGGGATTCCTGCTGGGGCTCGAACCCATGGCCGCTTTTGCCCTGCGCCCTGTTGCCATCGCCTTTCTGCACGCCGGAAACGCCCTGCGCGCATTGGTATTCTCCCTGGTCATGATTGCGGTCGCCCTGTGCGCGTACGCTTTCACGACAAGCCTCGCGGGCCTGGCGGTACTGCGCATCTTTCACGGCGCCGCCTTCGTCTTCCTGGTGTCGTCCATCTTGACCCTCATCGTGCATTTCATCCCAAAGGAAAGAAGCGGCCAGGGATTCGGCATCCTCAGTGTCGCGACACTCCTTCCCTATGCGGTCATGCCTTTCGTGACCGAAGCTCTCTTGCCGCGGACAGGCGATGAGGCGATCATCTACGCCTGGATTTCCCTTTTTGCCCTGCCCGCGCTGATCCTGACGCTGTGCTGCGGGAAAAGAATACGGGCCGCGCTCGAAGGCGTGGATTCCGCCGTCATGGGGAGGCCCGCCGCATACGAATTTCTGCTCAATGTTCGTCGAGCCGATGTGCTCCTGCTCATCGCCGTCAACCTGCTCATCTACTTTTGCCACTCGACCGTCTTTTTCTTCATGAAAAGCCTGGCCCTGCAAATGGATGCAGGCAACATCGGTGTTTTCTTCCCGATCTACACTTTGGCCATGATCGTTGTCCGCATTTGCGGCGGGGCGTATTTCGACAGGGTGAACCAGCTCAGAGCGATCGAAGTTTTCATGGCCCTGCTGGCCGGTTTTTTCCTTGTCTTCGCTCATGCGGCCTCCGCCGAAGCTTTCTACGTGCTTGCGGGTTCCTACGGGCTCTGCCTGGGCGTTGTTCTGCCCCTGCTGAACTCGACGATGTTCAGGATATCCCCGCCGCGGTTCCGGGGAGTCAACACCAACCTGGCGCTCTTTTCCATGGACGCCGGTTTTTTCCTCGGTCCGTTCGCCGGGGGGGCGCTCCTGGCCGGGGGCTGCCCTCCGACCCGGCTGCTCGACGTTTGCGCCGGGTTCGTGTGCCTGGCCCTGGTCCTTGTCGTCGTGCTGGAACGGATATCAAGACGCGAATCGAGAGATACGGGGTGCGCCGATGCGGTCGCGCGCGGCGTCCCCGGGGAGGAATGA
- a CDS encoding xanthine dehydrogenase family protein molybdopterin-binding subunit: MTLRHGTLEIGCPVPRVDAAAKVTGEEKYAIDHTPENMLWAGVRRAGVPHGRLRTVHVEEARALPGVLCVLTASDVPGTNRQGIVHKDQPVLAVDRVRHCGDPVALVLAEDRETLAKALALVVPDIEPLPSVHSPEEALRPDAPAIHDSGNVLLRAVIEKGDAGGAFGECDAVVEETFEVPFQEHAFLETQNGIAHREADGKLVMTVSTQAPFRDRFEIAHALGLDPFSIRIISPYLGGGFGGKDGATVQCLLALAAMHAGGRPVRMTWEREESFIAGYKRHAVKMHYRVGAKRDGTLHALECDLYYDTGAYAHLGAEVMELGMEHAGGPYRIPNVRVKGWCVYTNNPIAGAMRGFGVCQTAFAVESVMDMLAAKLNLDPLEFRRKNALRRGDENCAGVTMVHSTGIGACLETLSRHPFWLERRDWKRAAPPFKRRGVGLAAVFNAMGYGRGLPDSAIARLELTLDGRIRIYCGVSDMGQGNSAAFVQIAGEILCQDASRLELILPDTDRTHPSGSSSAGRTTYTFGNALVQACNALKEKLFHRAALVLMLDEEKGLALLPGRVRHLPSGREASFELLARMLPEADRASVGQFIMPVAHDVPDTGKEFAIGFPHVFFAYAAHLARVEVDELTGRIEVTEYLAVTDGGKVINPQGFEQQVHGSVAQGLGYALTEQLLLDRGAILNAGFADYILPTALDVPEIISVAAETFEHTGPFGMKGIGEVGTNGPLPAVANAVNDALGRRLTRSPLTASRILRAMEEGPAQPVT; the protein is encoded by the coding sequence ATGACGTTGCGCCACGGGACGCTGGAGATCGGATGCCCGGTTCCACGGGTTGACGCCGCCGCGAAAGTCACCGGCGAAGAGAAGTATGCGATCGACCACACCCCGGAAAACATGCTCTGGGCCGGGGTGAGGCGGGCCGGAGTACCTCACGGAAGGCTGAGGACCGTCCATGTGGAGGAGGCGAGAGCGCTTCCGGGGGTCCTGTGCGTCCTTACGGCCTCCGACGTTCCGGGGACCAACCGCCAGGGGATCGTCCACAAGGACCAGCCCGTTCTGGCCGTGGACCGCGTCAGGCACTGCGGCGATCCGGTGGCGCTGGTTCTGGCCGAGGACCGGGAAACGCTGGCGAAGGCTCTCGCCCTGGTCGTGCCGGACATCGAGCCGCTCCCTTCCGTGCACAGCCCCGAGGAAGCGTTGAGACCCGATGCGCCCGCGATCCACGACAGTGGGAACGTTCTGCTGCGGGCCGTCATAGAAAAAGGCGATGCGGGCGGTGCCTTCGGGGAGTGCGACGCGGTCGTGGAGGAAACGTTCGAAGTCCCCTTCCAGGAACACGCTTTCCTGGAAACCCAGAACGGGATCGCGCACCGGGAAGCCGACGGAAAGCTCGTCATGACCGTCTCGACCCAGGCGCCGTTCAGAGACCGTTTCGAGATCGCTCACGCCCTGGGGCTCGATCCGTTCTCGATCCGGATTATCAGTCCCTACCTCGGCGGGGGATTTGGCGGAAAGGACGGCGCCACCGTGCAGTGCCTGCTCGCCCTGGCGGCCATGCACGCGGGGGGGCGTCCGGTCAGGATGACGTGGGAGAGGGAGGAAAGCTTCATCGCCGGGTACAAGCGCCACGCCGTGAAAATGCATTACCGCGTCGGGGCGAAACGGGACGGAACCCTGCACGCGCTCGAATGCGACCTCTACTACGACACCGGGGCCTACGCGCATCTCGGCGCAGAGGTCATGGAACTCGGGATGGAGCATGCCGGGGGGCCCTATCGCATTCCCAACGTCCGGGTGAAAGGGTGGTGCGTGTACACGAACAATCCCATCGCAGGCGCCATGCGCGGATTCGGGGTATGCCAGACGGCCTTCGCCGTAGAGAGCGTGATGGACATGCTCGCCGCAAAGCTGAACCTGGATCCCCTGGAATTTCGGAGGAAAAATGCCCTTCGACGCGGGGACGAGAACTGCGCGGGGGTGACGATGGTCCATTCCACGGGGATTGGTGCGTGCCTCGAGACGTTGAGCCGCCACCCGTTCTGGCTGGAACGGCGGGATTGGAAGCGGGCGGCTCCGCCCTTCAAGCGCCGGGGCGTAGGTCTTGCAGCGGTTTTCAATGCCATGGGCTACGGGCGCGGGCTCCCCGATTCCGCCATCGCCAGGCTGGAACTGACTCTCGACGGCAGAATCCGGATCTACTGCGGCGTTTCGGACATGGGACAGGGGAACTCCGCGGCGTTCGTTCAGATTGCCGGGGAAATCCTCTGCCAGGACGCTTCCCGCCTGGAACTGATACTGCCGGACACCGACCGGACGCATCCTTCGGGCTCCTCGTCGGCAGGCCGAACCACCTACACCTTCGGCAATGCCCTCGTCCAAGCCTGTAACGCCTTGAAGGAGAAGCTGTTTCACCGGGCGGCGCTGGTGCTCATGCTGGACGAAGAGAAAGGACTGGCCCTGCTGCCGGGAAGAGTGCGGCATCTTCCGTCGGGGCGGGAGGCCTCGTTCGAGTTGCTGGCCCGGATGCTGCCCGAGGCGGACCGGGCGAGTGTCGGGCAGTTCATCATGCCCGTGGCGCACGATGTGCCGGATACCGGGAAGGAGTTTGCCATCGGCTTCCCGCACGTGTTCTTCGCCTATGCCGCTCACCTCGCCCGCGTGGAAGTGGACGAGTTGACCGGCCGGATCGAAGTCACCGAATACCTGGCCGTAACGGACGGGGGAAAAGTGATCAATCCGCAGGGCTTCGAACAGCAGGTTCACGGGAGCGTCGCCCAGGGGCTCGGCTATGCCCTCACCGAACAGCTTCTTTTGGACCGGGGCGCGATTCTGAATGCCGGTTTCGCCGATTACATCCTGCCGACCGCCCTGGATGTTCCGGAAATCATTTCCGTGGCGGCCGAGACGTTTGAACACACGGGACCGTTCGGCATGAAAGGGATCGGTGAAGTGGGAACGAACGGGCCGCTGCCGGCCGTGGCAAATGCCGTGAACGACGCCCTGGGGCGACGCCTGACGCGCTCGCCCCTGACGGCGTCACGCATTTTGCGCGCCATGGAAGAGGGACCGGCACAGCCGGTGACGTGA
- a CDS encoding thaumatin family protein: MPNIPTAHPKMPSHSLKAGFLAVVLAVLLSASHAFATQVLYVIGGTTPTVGELILKDRLVKRGFVVVVRDTGNVAVANALDKDLIIISESVVSTGLKTLLRDVHTPIICFEPYQFDDLGMTDSKPGESYGSVEEQQNLVIARPGHPLAASLDGVVEVAERDIRMGFGTPGTNAIPIATLINSPDMYAIFAYKAGARMPGLAAPGIRIGYYLPRNAPNVMTAEGWKLFDAAVTWAMTPQLPAIPPTPPGKRTLVFYNNCSRKIWVGASGTVPDCSACNCAKQSCPEKPWKGTSTGFELLPTANKNTKIIQVPNNLQSAEFWARTGCRWETNPSWEGPRFICDTGDCGNASAGFRVPCNGGTKAPPANALEVTFNPSTGFFNGVAVIRTDTYDLTNVDGYSRAIKVEPLKGRYKKVSPYNGLPKYNCGKAQCTFDMRKCPPELSAVDGSGKKVCWSLCKAVMDPIQREKHSVLKAIYNNPDKRALVCCACDCGAGCGCGDIHCKYGCSPYNKNLPTPHGGICHYEKWPKPNATWCKNAGLSEANCNYQAIYKSQCPDAYSWQFNDNSSTFQCKDADYLITFCPSM; this comes from the coding sequence ATGCCGAACATTCCCACTGCACATCCGAAAATGCCGTCCCACAGTCTCAAGGCGGGTTTCCTGGCGGTCGTCCTGGCGGTCCTGCTCAGCGCCTCCCACGCCTTCGCCACGCAGGTGCTTTATGTCATCGGGGGAACCACTCCGACCGTGGGGGAACTGATCCTCAAGGACCGCCTGGTAAAAAGGGGATTTGTGGTTGTGGTTCGAGATACCGGGAATGTCGCCGTCGCGAACGCCCTCGACAAGGATTTGATCATCATCTCCGAGTCGGTGGTGTCCACAGGGCTGAAGACGCTTCTGCGCGACGTGCATACCCCCATCATCTGCTTTGAACCCTACCAGTTCGACGACCTGGGCATGACGGATTCCAAGCCGGGCGAATCGTACGGATCGGTCGAAGAGCAACAGAACCTGGTGATCGCCAGGCCGGGTCATCCCCTGGCCGCCTCGCTCGACGGCGTCGTGGAAGTCGCCGAACGGGACATCAGGATGGGATTCGGCACGCCGGGGACGAACGCCATCCCCATCGCCACCCTGATCAACTCTCCGGACATGTACGCGATTTTCGCCTACAAGGCGGGGGCGCGGATGCCTGGGCTCGCGGCGCCGGGCATCCGCATCGGCTACTATCTGCCGCGGAACGCCCCGAACGTGATGACGGCCGAAGGGTGGAAACTGTTCGATGCCGCGGTGACTTGGGCCATGACCCCGCAATTGCCCGCCATACCGCCCACTCCGCCCGGCAAGAGGACGCTCGTTTTTTACAACAACTGTTCCCGGAAGATCTGGGTGGGCGCGTCCGGAACGGTTCCGGATTGTTCCGCGTGCAACTGCGCCAAGCAAAGCTGCCCTGAAAAACCCTGGAAGGGTACAAGCACCGGTTTCGAGCTTCTTCCGACAGCGAACAAAAACACCAAGATCATCCAGGTTCCAAACAACCTGCAATCGGCGGAATTCTGGGCGCGCACCGGCTGCAGATGGGAGACGAACCCCAGCTGGGAGGGGCCGCGGTTCATCTGCGACACCGGCGATTGCGGCAACGCATCTGCGGGATTCAGGGTGCCGTGCAACGGGGGCACCAAGGCTCCCCCCGCGAACGCCCTTGAAGTCACTTTCAATCCGTCCACGGGATTCTTCAACGGAGTCGCCGTGATAAGAACCGACACCTACGATCTCACCAACGTGGACGGTTACAGCCGCGCGATCAAGGTGGAACCCCTGAAGGGAAGGTACAAGAAAGTCAGCCCCTACAACGGACTTCCAAAGTACAACTGCGGGAAAGCGCAGTGCACCTTCGACATGAGGAAGTGCCCTCCGGAGCTGAGCGCGGTCGACGGGAGCGGGAAGAAAGTCTGCTGGAGCCTCTGCAAGGCGGTGATGGACCCGATCCAGCGTGAAAAGCATTCGGTGTTGAAGGCGATCTACAACAACCCCGACAAGCGAGCCCTGGTGTGCTGCGCCTGCGACTGCGGGGCCGGGTGCGGGTGCGGAGACATTCACTGCAAGTACGGTTGTTCGCCCTACAACAAGAATCTGCCCACCCCTCACGGAGGCATCTGCCATTACGAGAAATGGCCCAAACCGAATGCGACGTGGTGCAAGAATGCCGGGCTGAGCGAAGCGAACTGCAACTATCAGGCGATTTACAAGAGCCAGTGCCCCGATGCATACAGTTGGCAATTCAATGACAACAGCAGCACCTTTCAGTGCAAGGACGCCGATTACCTGATCACCTTCTGCCCCAGCATGTAG
- a CDS encoding ATP-binding protein, with protein MNREHTHAVVLRVRGNAVFLPLVTSFVELSAGAFGLGKKEALGLTLAAEEIFTHLCGVMGAKGGEVRVRCRTHGHYVRADFSFPAVDFDVRAFNLTAKVSPADDRCEDEMGLVLASRAVDRLNVTHARERGLRLTLIKEKAYPKTEADIPLSSRPLQQFSIRPPERDELKVLALLTGKYYRREGLPGFFDYPGKLVDMVGGGEYHALAALGPAGEIGGGILWCWAGSKTVEFYGPYVFEQEPNTRMRNALLDAAISTIARTPAVGLLNRCPPPDFPQEYFEPLGGIPLLSEDGTVLEQRAWFRLMHEDPGAVAWVHPELEEFVRGEFKRLVLPREVRMVRDEGETANAHSLLSADFDRPQKTVTLKPVWPGRDAGENVAGHVALLRCEGLRDVFFALDLGQSWQAVFTPHVLARGFVPRLLLPYAAEGDMVVFQLQV; from the coding sequence TTGAACCGGGAGCATACTCACGCTGTTGTCTTGAGAGTGCGGGGGAACGCGGTTTTCCTGCCGTTGGTGACTTCCTTCGTGGAACTGTCCGCCGGCGCCTTCGGACTTGGGAAGAAGGAGGCCCTCGGGCTGACGCTCGCCGCGGAAGAGATCTTCACGCACCTGTGCGGCGTCATGGGGGCAAAGGGGGGCGAGGTCAGGGTCCGGTGTCGGACTCACGGCCACTACGTCCGTGCGGACTTTTCTTTTCCGGCGGTGGACTTCGACGTGCGCGCGTTCAACCTCACCGCCAAAGTGTCGCCCGCGGACGATCGCTGTGAGGACGAGATGGGACTGGTGCTGGCGTCCAGAGCCGTGGACCGGTTGAATGTGACTCATGCACGCGAGCGCGGGTTGCGCCTCACGCTCATCAAGGAAAAAGCCTATCCGAAGACCGAGGCGGACATCCCGCTTTCGAGCCGGCCTCTGCAGCAGTTTTCGATTCGCCCGCCGGAACGGGACGAACTGAAGGTTCTCGCGCTCCTCACGGGAAAGTATTACCGCCGTGAGGGTCTTCCCGGATTCTTCGATTACCCGGGCAAGCTCGTGGACATGGTGGGCGGCGGCGAATACCATGCCCTCGCGGCACTCGGGCCCGCGGGCGAAATCGGCGGCGGCATCCTGTGGTGTTGGGCGGGATCGAAAACCGTGGAATTCTACGGTCCCTATGTCTTTGAGCAGGAACCGAACACCCGGATGCGGAACGCTCTGCTCGACGCCGCCATAAGCACCATTGCCCGGACGCCGGCCGTGGGGTTGTTGAACCGTTGTCCGCCGCCCGATTTTCCTCAGGAGTACTTCGAGCCCCTGGGCGGCATCCCGCTGCTCTCCGAAGACGGTACCGTGCTGGAACAACGCGCGTGGTTTCGGCTCATGCACGAAGACCCGGGCGCCGTGGCGTGGGTGCACCCCGAGCTGGAAGAGTTCGTCCGCGGCGAATTCAAGCGGCTCGTTCTGCCCCGCGAGGTCCGAATGGTGCGCGACGAAGGGGAAACCGCGAACGCACATTCGCTTCTTTCCGCCGATTTCGACCGGCCGCAAAAGACCGTGACCCTGAAGCCGGTCTGGCCGGGCCGGGATGCGGGTGAGAACGTCGCCGGCCACGTTGCGCTCCTGCGCTGCGAGGGGCTCCGGGACGTTTTTTTCGCGCTTGATCTCGGGCAGTCCTGGCAGGCTGTCTTCACCCCGCACGTTCTGGCCCGTGGATTCGTGCCTCGCCTCCTGCTGCCGTATGCCGCAGAGGGCGACATGGTCGTTTTCCAACTCCAGGTGTAG
- a CDS encoding GNAT family N-acetyltransferase, with translation MNLAERVRRIEPEEHVLPSGEKMEVGLFRPEDGAGIGELFRTIYGDGYPARHVYDPVELAAALERGDNYPVVARGPVGKIIGHVALFRSSPYGKLFEAGAGAVLPEHRNAGINRLLLAFAYERLAPELELEETWGEAVCNHIYMQRTIATFNHVETALEVALMPAEAYEKERSAAGRVASVAVFRAYRPRPHVVRVPEAYAEALRFLYAGLDDARTLSPGEADIPPDSVSRAEVGMLPFAGVARMAVARVGGDFESRLDALEKDVLPQGFKVIQVSLGLGRPWIDRAVSALRGRGYFLGGVLPRWFDEDALLMQKIIGDPCWEGIRLFSERAAKILELVREDWRRTQ, from the coding sequence ATGAATCTCGCGGAACGCGTTCGACGCATTGAACCGGAGGAGCACGTTTTGCCTTCCGGCGAAAAGATGGAGGTGGGCCTTTTCCGCCCGGAGGACGGAGCCGGTATCGGGGAACTGTTCAGAACGATCTATGGCGACGGGTACCCGGCGCGGCACGTGTACGACCCGGTCGAGCTTGCGGCGGCCCTCGAGCGGGGCGACAACTACCCGGTGGTCGCGCGCGGACCGGTCGGCAAGATCATCGGCCATGTGGCCCTCTTTCGTTCCTCGCCTTACGGGAAGCTCTTTGAGGCGGGCGCCGGGGCTGTTCTGCCGGAACATCGAAACGCCGGAATCAACCGGCTCCTGCTGGCTTTCGCATACGAGCGCCTGGCCCCGGAGTTGGAACTGGAGGAAACCTGGGGAGAAGCGGTCTGCAACCATATATACATGCAAAGGACAATCGCCACCTTCAACCACGTCGAAACCGCCCTGGAAGTGGCGCTCATGCCTGCCGAGGCCTATGAGAAGGAACGGAGTGCCGCCGGGAGGGTGGCGTCGGTGGCTGTCTTTCGTGCCTACAGGCCGCGGCCTCACGTGGTCCGCGTGCCTGAAGCCTACGCCGAAGCGCTGCGCTTCCTCTACGCCGGACTCGACGATGCGAGGACACTTTCCCCCGGCGAGGCGGACATTCCGCCGGATTCGGTGAGCCGGGCCGAAGTCGGGATGCTTCCGTTTGCGGGGGTGGCCAGGATGGCCGTGGCGCGGGTGGGAGGCGACTTTGAATCCCGCCTGGACGCGCTCGAAAAAGATGTGCTCCCGCAAGGCTTCAAAGTGATCCAGGTTTCGCTCGGCCTCGGCCGGCCGTGGATCGATCGGGCGGTGAGCGCTCTGCGCGGCCGGGGCTACTTCCTCGGGGGTGTCCTGCCGCGCTGGTTCGATGAGGACGCGCTGCTTATGCAGAAAATCATCGGAGACCCCTGCTGGGAAGGCATCCGGCTGTTTTCGGAGAGGGCCGCGAAGATCCTCGAGCTTGTCCGCGAAGACTGGAGAAGAACACAATGA
- a CDS encoding MBL fold metallo-hydrolase, translating to MELRKFGCITVIPGRQESRYPYCTSLFIDDERKAVIDPGSDEELLRDIASRNRIDALICTHYHEDHTAFNRLFDDVPLWVHEAEEMCYRFYSTLLHCYGVDDGPFTGEWRDFLVGEFHYRERSPARTFRDGDILDFGRTKARVVHTPGHTFGHCALHFPDEGVLFLADLDLTPFGPWYGDRVSDIDATIASVERLLKIPADVYITSHEAGIIEGDITGLAERYLAVIDQREKKLLEFLEEEPRTLDEIVNRRIIYGKERLPLFFFDMGERGMMAKHLVRLIREGSVRERDGRFSLR from the coding sequence ATGGAACTGCGAAAATTCGGATGTATCACCGTAATTCCCGGGCGACAGGAGTCGCGCTACCCGTATTGCACTTCGCTGTTCATCGATGACGAACGCAAGGCCGTCATCGACCCGGGCTCCGACGAGGAGCTGCTCAGGGACATCGCCTCCCGCAACAGGATCGACGCCCTGATCTGCACTCACTACCACGAGGACCACACCGCCTTCAATCGTCTTTTCGATGACGTGCCGCTGTGGGTCCACGAGGCGGAGGAGATGTGTTACAGGTTCTACTCCACCCTTCTGCACTGCTACGGCGTCGATGACGGGCCCTTCACCGGGGAATGGCGCGATTTTCTGGTCGGGGAGTTCCATTACCGGGAACGTTCCCCCGCCCGGACCTTCAGGGACGGCGACATCCTGGACTTCGGCCGGACGAAGGCCCGGGTGGTTCACACACCGGGCCACACCTTCGGGCACTGCGCGCTGCACTTTCCGGACGAGGGAGTCCTTTTCCTCGCAGACCTTGACCTGACTCCTTTCGGCCCCTGGTACGGCGACCGGGTATCGGATATCGACGCGACGATCGCATCGGTGGAGCGGCTGCTGAAGATCCCGGCGGACGTTTACATCACCTCTCACGAGGCCGGCATCATCGAAGGGGACATTACGGGGCTTGCCGAGCGGTACCTTGCGGTGATCGACCAGCGGGAAAAGAAACTGCTGGAATTTCTTGAAGAAGAGCCGAGAACCCTGGACGAGATCGTCAATCGCCGGATCATCTACGGGAAGGAGCGCCTTCCGCTCTTCTTTTTTGACATGGGCGAGCGCGGCATGATGGCAAAGCACCTGGTTCGCCTGATCCGGGAGGGCAGCGTGCGTGAGCGGGACGGCCGCTTCTCCCTGCGCTGA